A window of Paenibacillus phoenicis genomic DNA:
GGCAACGCGCGTAAGCTGATGTCGATGATTCAGTCCGGTCAGCGCCAATACGAGTTTATTGAAGTGATGGCTTGTCCGGGCGGTTGTATCTGCGGCGGCGGGCAGCCGATCGTGGGTGCGAGCCTGCGGGATACCCTCGACGTGAAGGCTGCCCGAGCCAAGGCGATTTATGACGAGGACGAAGCGTCTACGGTTCGGAAATCGCACAAGAACCCGTATATCCAGCAAATTTATCGCGAGTTTTTGGAGAAGCCGAACAGCCATAAGAGCCATAAGTATTTGCATACACATTATTTGGTGCGCTCTCGTTATTAGCTTTTTGCCGTTGCGTGTGGGGTATCGGTGTTGCGCTTTGAGCGTTGAGCGTTGAGCGTTGAGTGTTGAGTATTGAGTATTGAGTATTGAGTATTGAGTATTGAGTGTTCATCGTTGAGCGTTAAGTGTTAAGTTGCTTTTGTCCATACAGTCTCGAAGGGGTTCAGAAGTCATTTTGGCATCTCACAGGGAGGGATGGGGATGAGCAGGTCAGATCAAAGGCAGGCAGCGGACTTCATCCGGGATGAGACCATTGTGTCAGCGCTCGCTTACGGGTCGCGGCTAGCCCGCGACCGTAAAAAAGTGCTGGCGATTCTGGAGCGTGCCCGGACCGCCAAAGGCATCAGTGCGGAGGAAGCCGCCGTCCTATTGAACGTGGAGGACGATGTATTGCTGGAGGAGATTTACCATGCGGCACGCGAGGTGAAGGAACGCATTTACGGGAATCGGATCGTCTTGTTTGCTCCTTTATATGTCAGCAACTATTGCGTCAATAACTGCGAGTATTGCGGCTATAAGCTGTCGAATAGGGGCATGGTTCGGCGGCGGTTGAACCGGGAGGAGCTGATCCGAGAAGTCGAGGTGCTGCAGCAACTGGGGCATAAGCGGCTGGCACTGGAGGCCGGGGAGGATCCGGAGCATTGCCCGATCGATTACATTCTTGAATGCATTGAAACGATCTACTCCGTGAAGGTCGACAACGGAAGCATTCGCCGGATTAACGTCAATATCGCAGCGACGACGGTGGAGGATTACCGCAAGCTGGCGAGCGTCGGGATCGGCACGTATATCCTGTTCCAGGAGACGTACCACCGCCCGACCTACAGCCGCATGCACCCCAAAGGGCCAAAACGCGATTACGACTGGCATACGACGGCGATGGACCGCGCGATGCAAGCCGGCATCGACGACGTTGGCGTGGGGGTGTTGTACGGGCTGTATGATCACAAATACGAGACGATCGCCATGCTGATGCATGCCGAGCATCTGGAAGCGACGTATGGCTGCGGGCCACACACGGTTTCCGTCCCTCGCTTGCGGGCGGCGGACGGCGTGGATCTGAACAGCTTCCCGTATCTCGTGAACGATCATGAATTTAAGAAGATCGTGGCCGTGTTACGGCTCGCGGTGCCTTATGCCGGCATGATTCTGTCCACCCGTGAGGACTCGAAATTCCGCGACGAGGTCATCAAGCTGGGGATCTCCCAGATCAGCGCAGGCTCGTGCACCGGCGTTGGCGGTTATACCAACACGTACGGCAGCGAGGGCCAAGCGATCTCAAGCAGCGATACCGCCCAGTTCGAGGTAGGTGACCACCGTTCGCCGCTGGAGATGATCAAGTCGCTGTGCCGGGACGGGTATATACCGAGCTACTGCACCGCTTGTTACCGGGAGGGGCGGACGGGCGACCGTTTCATGCGGCTGGCCAAATCGGGCCAGATCCACAACATCTGTCATCCCAACGCTCTGCTCACTTTGCAGGAGTATTTGCTGGACTACGGGGATGACGAAGCCCGGGAGATGGGAGCCACGCTGATCAAAAACAATCTCCGCCGCATCCCCAAAACCTCCGCCCGCGATGCGACGATCAACCGCCTGCAGCGTCTCAAGGAAGGCGAGCGGGATTTGTACTTCTAGCCCGGGGCCCGCGGAAATCAAAAACCTTCAATGCCACCTTAGCGGGTGGCGTTGAAGGTTTTTTTGGCGCCAATATGCTGATTATTCGGCATCTCGCCCAGTTGCCAACTCCATTCCGCTTGCCACGGTACAGGGTACACTTACTGCGCTCAACCCCCGGCTAGCGCTTTATTTCGCCTGCGGACTCCGGCGTGCGGCGTGTGGCTAACCCATTATTTCGCCTACGGACTCCGGCTAACGCTTGCCAGAGTGCTTATTTGGGCCAAATGAGGGGGATTTCATTTCTAACGCTTGTCAGCGAGCTTATTTGCATCAAATGGCCTCGTTTTGGGTGCGAAACAGGAAAATAAGCTCTCTCATAAGCGTTACATTTTGAAAATCCCCATTTTGGGCCCAATAGCGTTGCTGGCAAGCGTTAGAGGTTCGTTTCGCCGTGGTTGCTCCTCTAGTGTCTCTGCTGTCTCTAGTGTTGTTGCTCTGCTAGTGTCTCTGCTGTCTCTAGTGTTGTTGCTCTGCTAGTGTCTCTGCTGTCTCTAGTGTTGTTACTCAGCGAGTGTCCCTGCTGTCGCTAATGTTGTTACTCAGCGAGTGTCCGTACTGTTAGTTACTGTTGTTATTCCACCAATGTCCGTGCTGTTTGCTACTGTTTTTGTTTTGCCAATCTCTGCTGACACTACTATTGTGCTCTTTCAGTATCTATTGCTGACGCTAATGTTGTTGATCCGTGAGTGTCACTGTTGTCACTATTGACGCTGCCGACGCGAAAGTTACTACTGTGCTTAACTGCGCTTAAATGTGCTTAACTACTCAAACTACCTTAACTGCACCTAACTTCTGCTAACTCTAACTACTCTAACTACTCTAACTACTCCCAACTGCCCTAACACACCTGCGACGTTTAAAGCTCCTGCACACCTTGCTTTTGGAGTAACTATTTCTCTTGCTTTCGCCTGCGGACTCCGGCGTGCGGCTAACGCTTGTCAGAGCGCTTATTTGGGCCAAATGAGGGGGATTTCAATTCTAACACTTGTTAGCGAGCTTATTGGCATCAAATGGCCTCGTTTCGGGGGCGAAACAGGAAAATAAGCTCTCTCATAAGCGTTACATTTTGAAAATCCCCATTTTGGGCCCAATAGCGTTGCTGGTAAGCGTTAGAGGTTCGTTTCGCCTCAACAGCCATCACCGGAGCCGATCAGATCACAGGAGCCGAGTTTCTCTCACTGCGACTGAGACCCCCGAGCCGCCTCATCCCACGCCATCATGGCGGAGGGGAAGAGCTCGATCGCGCGAGGGAACACGCCGTGAAGGTAGGCGATTAGCACGCCGTAGTTGACGATCGGGACGCCGGCCGCTTTGGCTTCGCCGAGGCGGTGCAGCATGGCGCGGCGGTTGAGCATGCAGGCGCCGCAATGCACGATCAGCGCGTAGCGGGACAGGTTCGGCGGGTAGCTGTAGCCGGAGACGTGCTCGATCTGCAGCTGCTTGCCCGTGGTTTGGCGCAGCCAGCGGGGGATTTTGACGGTGCCGATGTCGTCGGACTGCTGATGGTGCGTGCAGGCTTCCGCGATCAGCACGCGGTCGCCGTCCTGCAGGTTCTCCACGGCCCGCGCGCCTCGGACGAGCTCATTTAGGTCGCCTTTATGGCGGGCGAACAGGATGGAGAACGAGGTCAGCGGCACGTCCCGCGGCGTATCGGCGGCGACCTTAAGGAAGACCTGCGAGTCGGTGATGACGAGCCGCGGCTTCGTCCCGAGCCGATCCAGCGTGGCCCGGAGCTCGTGCTCCTTCGTCACAACGGCGATGGCGTCGCTCTCGAGCAGGTCGCGGATCGTCTGCTGCTGCGGCAGGATCAGCCGGCCTTTGGGCGCGGCTTTGTCGATCGGCACGACCAGCACGACCAGATCGCCCGGCGCCACGAGGTCGCCGACGAGCCGGAAGCGCTCCTCCTCGTGCGGAAGCGCCGCGACGATGGCCCGCTTCAGCTCCGGCACGCCGCTCCCGTCCAAAGCGCTGAATGCCACGCATTCCAGGGCAAGCTGGGCCTTCACCTCGGCAAGTACAGCCGCCCTCGC
This region includes:
- the hydF gene encoding [FeFe] hydrogenase H-cluster maturation GTPase HydF, with the protein product MSLNATPRGERTHIAVFGRTNVGKSSVVNALTGQEIAVVSPVRGTTTDPVYKAMELLPLGPVVLIDTAGLDDEGELGEQRKQKTRELIHRADLALLVIDALAGPDDFYRELLAELKQRKIPVVGVVNKVDALLDTDARAAVLAEVKAQLALECVAFSALDGSGVPELKRAIVAALPHEEERFRLVGDLVAPGDLVVLVVPIDKAAPKGRLILPQQQTIRDLLESDAIAVVTKEHELRATLDRLGTKPRLVITDSQVFLKVAADTPRDVPLTSFSILFARHKGDLNELVRGARAVENLQDGDRVLIAEACTHHQQSDDIGTVKIPRWLRQTTGKQLQIEHVSGYSYPPNLSRYALIVHCGACMLNRRAMLHRLGEAKAAGVPIVNYGVLIAYLHGVFPRAIELFPSAMMAWDEAARGSQSQ
- the hydG gene encoding [FeFe] hydrogenase H-cluster radical SAM maturase HydG, giving the protein MSRSDQRQAADFIRDETIVSALAYGSRLARDRKKVLAILERARTAKGISAEEAAVLLNVEDDVLLEEIYHAAREVKERIYGNRIVLFAPLYVSNYCVNNCEYCGYKLSNRGMVRRRLNREELIREVEVLQQLGHKRLALEAGEDPEHCPIDYILECIETIYSVKVDNGSIRRINVNIAATTVEDYRKLASVGIGTYILFQETYHRPTYSRMHPKGPKRDYDWHTTAMDRAMQAGIDDVGVGVLYGLYDHKYETIAMLMHAEHLEATYGCGPHTVSVPRLRAADGVDLNSFPYLVNDHEFKKIVAVLRLAVPYAGMILSTREDSKFRDEVIKLGISQISAGSCTGVGGYTNTYGSEGQAISSSDTAQFEVGDHRSPLEMIKSLCRDGYIPSYCTACYREGRTGDRFMRLAKSGQIHNICHPNALLTLQEYLLDYGDDEAREMGATLIKNNLRRIPKTSARDATINRLQRLKEGERDLYF